Proteins encoded by one window of Melospiza melodia melodia isolate bMelMel2 chromosome 9, bMelMel2.pri, whole genome shotgun sequence:
- the SCD gene encoding stearoyl-CoA desaturase, which yields MPAHLLQEEEFSSTSSTTAGGTVTSRVTSNGNAVTEKDLLNHEDLAADRGMVDDIFDETYREKEGPKPPLRYVWRNIILMSLLHLGALFALTLIPSAKIQTLAWALLCFVVSALGITAGSHRLWSHRSYKATLPLRIFLTIANSMAFQNDIYEWVRDHRVHHKFSETDADPHNAMRGFFFSHIGWLLVRKHPDVIEKGQKLDLSDIKADKVVMFQRRYYKPSVVLLCFTLPSVVPWYFWDESIIISFFIPAILRYTVGLNCTWLVNSAAHMFGNRPYDQNINPRENPLVSLGAIGEGFHNYHHTFPYDYSTSEFGWRFNLTTAFIDLMCLLGLASDRKKVSKEVILARKLRTGDGSHKSG from the exons GAGTTCTCCTCCACCTCCAGCACCACTGCTGGTGGCACAGTCACCTCCCGGGTGACCAGTAATGGAAATGCTGTCACGGAGAAGGACTTACTCAACCATGAGGACTTGGCAGCAGACCGGGGCATGGTAGACGATATCTTTGATGAGACCTACCGGGAGAAAGAGGGCCCCAAGCCCCCGCTGCGATACGTCTGGAGGAACATCATCCTCATGAGCCTGCTGCACCTTGGGGCCCTGTTCGCCTTGACGCTGATACCCTCTGCAAAGATCCAGACACTGGCGTGGG CTCTTCTGTGTTTCGTGGTGAGTGCTCTGGGGATCACAGCTGGATCTCACCGCCTCTGGAGTCATCGCTCCTACAAAGCCACGCTGCCCCTGCGCATCTTCCTGACTATTGCCAACTCCATGGCCTTCCAG AATGACATCTACGAGTGGGTCCGGGACCACCGTGTCCATCACAAGTTCTCTGAAACAGACGCAGACCCACACAACGCCATGCGCGGCTTCTTCTTCTCCCACATTGGCTGGCTGCTTGTGCGCAAGCACCCCGACGTCATCGAGAAGGGACAGAAGCTGGACCTCAGTGACATCAAGGCTGACAAAGTGGTGATGTTCCAGCGCAG ataCTACAAGCCTTCAGTGGTGTTGCTGTGCTTCACACTGCCATCTGTAGTGCCCTGGTACTTCTGGGATGAGTCCATCATCATCAGCTTCTTCATTCCAGCCATCCTGCGCTACACCGTAGGGCTCAATTGCACTTGGCTAGTGAACAGTGCTGCTCACATGTTTGGCAACCGGCCGTATGACCAGAACATCAACCCGCGGGAGAACCCCTTGGTCAGCCTGGGGGCCATAG GAGAAGGCTTCCACAACTACCACCACACCTTCCCCTATGACTACTCCACCAGTGAGTTTGGCTGGCGCTTCAACTTAACCACAGCCTTCATTGACCTCATGTGCCTCCTGGGGCTGGCCAGCGATCGCAAGAAGGTCTCCAAGGAGGTCATCCTGGCTCGGAAATTGCGGACTGGAGATGGAAGTCACAAGAGTGGCTGA